The Streptomyces sp. CC0208 genome window below encodes:
- the map gene encoding type I methionyl aminopeptidase — protein sequence MVELKTDTSIDAMYEAGQVVGRALTAVQKAADVGVSLLELDEVARGVLREAGASSPFLGYRPSFASTPFPAVICASVNDAIVHGIPTGYRLRDGDLVSIDCGAQLGGWAGDSAISFTVGRPRAADVRLIETAERALAAGIAAAVVGNRIGDIAHAIGTVCRDGGYGIMDDFGGHGIGRRMHEDPPVPNEGRPGRGLALRHGMVLAIEPMLIAGGTDEYHTAPDGWTLKTNDGSRAAHTEHTVAVTDAGPRVLTAR from the coding sequence ATGGTGGAGCTGAAGACGGACACATCGATCGATGCCATGTACGAGGCCGGACAGGTGGTCGGGCGCGCCCTGACCGCCGTACAGAAGGCCGCTGACGTGGGTGTTTCCCTGCTGGAGCTGGACGAGGTGGCGCGTGGGGTGCTGCGGGAGGCCGGGGCGTCCTCGCCCTTCCTGGGCTATCGCCCCTCCTTCGCCTCCACGCCCTTCCCCGCCGTCATCTGCGCTTCCGTGAACGACGCGATCGTGCACGGCATCCCGACCGGCTACCGGCTGCGCGACGGCGACCTCGTCTCGATCGACTGCGGTGCCCAACTCGGCGGCTGGGCCGGTGACTCGGCGATCAGTTTCACGGTGGGCAGGCCGCGCGCCGCCGACGTACGGCTGATCGAGACCGCGGAACGGGCGCTGGCGGCCGGGATCGCGGCGGCGGTCGTGGGCAACCGCATCGGCGACATCGCGCACGCGATCGGCACGGTGTGCCGGGACGGCGGGTACGGGATCATGGACGACTTCGGCGGACACGGAATCGGCCGCCGTATGCACGAGGACCCGCCGGTGCCGAACGAGGGGCGCCCGGGGCGCGGGCTCGCGCTGCGGCACGGCATGGTGCTCGCGATCGAGCCGATGCTCATCGCCGGCGGCACCGACGAGTACCACACGGCGCCGGACGGCTGGACGCTGAAGACGAACGACGGCTCGCGCGCGGCACACACCGAGCACACCGTGGCCGTCACCGACGCGGGACCACGCGTCCTGACCGCGCGCTGA
- a CDS encoding amino acid ABC transporter ATP-binding protein codes for MAVVDPLIELRDVNKYYGELHVLQDINLTVGKGEVVVVIGPSGSGKSTLCRTINRLETIKSGSITLDGQPLPEEGKALAKLRAEVGMVFQSFNLFAHKTVLQNISLAQVKVRGRKKDQADQRSRQLLDRVGLADQADKYPAQLSGGQQQRVAIARALAMEPKALLFDEPTSALDPEMINEVLEVMQQLAREGMTMIVVTHEMGFARSAANRVVFMADGRIVEDRAPDDFFTHPDSERAKDFLSKILKH; via the coding sequence ATGGCCGTCGTCGATCCGTTGATCGAACTGCGTGACGTCAACAAGTACTACGGGGAGCTGCATGTCCTGCAGGACATCAACCTCACCGTCGGCAAGGGGGAGGTGGTCGTGGTCATCGGCCCTTCGGGGTCGGGCAAGTCCACGCTCTGCAGGACGATCAACCGCCTGGAGACCATCAAGTCCGGTTCCATCACGCTCGACGGGCAGCCGCTGCCCGAGGAGGGCAAGGCCCTCGCGAAGCTCCGTGCCGAGGTCGGCATGGTCTTCCAGTCCTTCAACCTGTTCGCCCACAAGACGGTCCTGCAGAACATCTCACTGGCCCAGGTCAAGGTCCGCGGACGCAAGAAGGACCAGGCCGACCAGCGCTCCCGTCAACTCCTCGACCGGGTGGGCCTCGCCGACCAGGCCGACAAGTACCCGGCCCAGCTCTCCGGCGGTCAGCAGCAGCGCGTGGCCATCGCCCGCGCCCTCGCCATGGAGCCCAAGGCCCTGCTGTTCGACGAGCCCACCTCGGCCCTCGACCCGGAGATGATCAACGAAGTCCTGGAGGTCATGCAGCAACTGGCCCGGGAGGGCATGACCATGATCGTCGTCACTCACGAAATGGGCTTCGCCCGCTCGGCCGCCAACCGCGTGGTGTTCATGGCCGACGGCCGCATCGTCGAGGACCGCGCCCCCGACGACTTCTTTACCCACCCGGACAGCGAGCGCGCCAAGGACTTCCTCTCCAAGATCCTCAAGCACTGA
- a CDS encoding aspartate aminotransferase family protein, with amino-acid sequence MTKDLLGRHRAVLPDWLALYYEDPLEITHGEGRYVWDAEGNRYLDFFGGILTTMTAHALPEITKAVSEQAGRIIHSSTLYLNRPMVELAERVAQLSGIPDARVFFTTSGTEANDTALLLATTYRRSNTILAMRNSYHGRSFSAVGITGNRGWSPTSLSPLQTLYVHGGVRTRGPYASLGDDDFIAACVDDLRDLLGHTRPPAALIAEPIQGVGGFTSPPDGLYAAFREVLDEHGILWIADEVQTGWGRTGDHFWGWQAHGQSGPPDILTFAKGIGNGMSIGGVVARAEIMNCLDSNSISTFGGTQITMAAGLANLTYLLEHDLQGNARRVGGLLIERLRSVAAQIPGVREVRGRGLMLGVELVKPGTDEADPQAASAVLEAARAEGLLLGKGGGHNTSALRIAPPLSLTVAEAEEGAAILEHALRSTLQ; translated from the coding sequence GTGACCAAGGACCTGCTGGGGCGTCACCGGGCCGTCCTGCCCGACTGGCTCGCCCTCTACTACGAGGACCCGCTGGAGATCACCCATGGCGAGGGCCGCTACGTGTGGGACGCCGAGGGCAACAGGTACCTCGACTTCTTCGGCGGCATCCTCACGACGATGACCGCGCACGCCCTGCCCGAGATCACCAAGGCGGTGAGCGAACAAGCCGGGCGGATCATCCACTCGTCGACTCTGTACCTGAACCGGCCGATGGTCGAACTCGCCGAGCGCGTAGCCCAGTTGTCCGGCATCCCGGACGCCCGGGTCTTCTTCACCACCTCCGGCACCGAGGCCAACGACACCGCCCTGCTGCTCGCCACCACCTACCGGCGCAGCAACACGATCCTGGCGATGCGCAACAGCTACCACGGCCGCTCCTTCAGCGCGGTCGGCATCACCGGCAACCGCGGCTGGTCGCCCACCTCGCTGTCCCCGCTCCAGACGCTGTACGTCCACGGCGGCGTCCGCACCCGCGGCCCGTACGCCTCCCTCGGCGACGACGACTTCATCGCGGCCTGCGTCGACGACCTCAGGGACCTCCTCGGCCACACCCGGCCGCCCGCCGCCCTGATCGCCGAACCGATCCAGGGTGTCGGCGGTTTCACCTCCCCGCCCGACGGCCTCTACGCCGCCTTCCGCGAAGTGCTCGACGAGCACGGCATCCTGTGGATCGCCGACGAGGTGCAGACCGGCTGGGGCCGCACCGGCGACCACTTCTGGGGCTGGCAGGCGCACGGGCAGTCCGGCCCGCCGGACATCCTCACCTTCGCCAAGGGCATCGGCAACGGCATGTCCATCGGCGGGGTCGTCGCCCGCGCCGAGATCATGAACTGCCTCGACTCCAACAGCATCTCGACCTTCGGCGGCACCCAGATCACCATGGCGGCCGGCCTCGCGAACCTGACGTACCTCCTGGAACACGACCTCCAGGGCAACGCCCGGCGCGTGGGCGGACTGCTCATCGAGAGGCTGCGGTCCGTCGCCGCGCAGATTCCCGGCGTACGGGAGGTGCGCGGGCGCGGGCTCATGCTCGGCGTCGAGCTGGTGAAACCCGGCACCGACGAGGCCGACCCGCAGGCCGCGTCCGCCGTCCTCGAGGCGGCCCGCGCCGAGGGGCTGCTGCTCGGCAAGGGCGGCGGGCACAACACCAGTGCCCTCAGGATCGCCCCGCCGCTGTCCCTGACCGTCGCGGAGGCCGAAGAGGGCGCCGCGATCCTCGAACACGCTCTGAGGAGCACCCTCCAGTAG
- a CDS encoding CocE/NonD family hydrolase gives MGHPRKALRTTTVGAVSATLIAGSALGLAPTAQAADAVRFVDIAGDGGTVLKANVITPAGSDGSRRYPLLVLPTSWGLPQVEYLAQAQKLANSGYVVVSYNVRGFWQSGGEIEVAGPPDTADASKVIDWALANTPADAQHIGMAGVSYGAGISLLAAAHDKRVKAVAALSGWADLIDSIYSGRTQHVQAAALLDGASLVTGRQSAEIRQIFDNFYASNLSKEQEMIDWGKKRSAATYVDQLNESGAAVMMANAWGDTVFSPNQYADFYEKLTGPKRLELRPGDHATAELTGLFGLPNDVWTDTGRWFDHYLKGADNGIDREQPVQLKSRSGGGYEGYPDWKSVGATRKKIALSGTTTIHTNVDSGADGGIVFLSSILDQIAQAPPVASIPLLPRRWAAVWQSEKYPTAQQVRGTAKLHTTLTPTKESGTLVAYLYDVGPLGLGKLVSNAPYTFHGQAPGKPFGVDLELFSTAYDVPAGHRLALVVDTVDPLYIEHNPSGAQLTFSSPANDPSYVSFPLREQ, from the coding sequence GTGGGACACCCTCGCAAGGCCCTGCGTACGACCACCGTGGGCGCCGTCTCCGCGACTCTGATCGCCGGTAGCGCCCTCGGACTCGCCCCCACCGCCCAGGCGGCGGACGCCGTCCGCTTCGTAGACATCGCCGGTGACGGTGGCACCGTCCTCAAGGCGAACGTCATCACGCCCGCCGGCTCCGACGGCTCCCGGCGCTACCCGCTGCTCGTCCTGCCCACGAGCTGGGGCCTGCCCCAGGTCGAGTACCTCGCCCAGGCCCAGAAGCTCGCCAACTCCGGTTATGTCGTTGTCAGTTACAACGTCCGGGGCTTCTGGCAGTCGGGCGGGGAGATAGAAGTCGCGGGGCCGCCCGACACCGCCGACGCCTCCAAGGTCATCGACTGGGCACTCGCCAACACCCCTGCGGACGCACAGCACATCGGCATGGCTGGCGTCTCGTACGGCGCCGGCATCAGCCTGCTCGCCGCCGCGCACGACAAGCGCGTCAAGGCCGTGGCCGCCCTCAGCGGCTGGGCCGACCTGATCGACTCGATCTACTCCGGCCGCACCCAGCACGTCCAGGCCGCCGCCCTGCTGGACGGCGCGAGCCTGGTCACCGGCCGCCAGAGCGCCGAGATCCGGCAGATCTTCGACAACTTCTACGCGTCGAACCTGTCGAAGGAACAGGAGATGATCGACTGGGGGAAGAAACGTTCGGCCGCCACATACGTGGACCAACTGAACGAGAGCGGCGCGGCGGTCATGATGGCCAACGCGTGGGGCGACACGGTCTTCTCCCCCAACCAGTACGCGGACTTCTACGAGAAGCTGACCGGCCCGAAGAGACTGGAGCTGCGCCCCGGCGACCACGCCACGGCCGAGCTGACCGGCCTGTTCGGCCTTCCCAACGACGTGTGGACGGACACCGGGCGCTGGTTCGACCACTACCTCAAGGGCGCGGACAACGGCATCGACCGTGAGCAGCCGGTCCAGCTCAAGTCCCGTTCCGGGGGCGGCTACGAGGGGTACCCGGACTGGAAGTCGGTCGGCGCGACCCGTAAGAAGATCGCTCTCTCGGGCACCACCACGATCCACACCAACGTGGACTCGGGCGCGGACGGCGGGATCGTCTTCCTGTCCAGCATCCTCGACCAGATCGCCCAGGCTCCCCCGGTCGCCTCGATCCCCCTGCTCCCCCGCCGCTGGGCCGCCGTATGGCAGTCGGAGAAGTACCCGACCGCCCAACAGGTACGCGGCACCGCGAAGTTGCACACCACGCTCACCCCCACCAAGGAGAGCGGCACCCTCGTCGCCTACCTGTACGACGTGGGGCCGCTCGGCCTCGGCAAGCTGGTCTCCAACGCGCCGTACACCTTCCACGGGCAGGCGCCCGGCAAGCCGTTCGGCGTCGACCTGGAGCTGTTCTCCACGGCCTACGACGTCCCGGCAGGGCACCGTCTGGCCCTGGTGGTCGACACGGTCGACCCGCTCTACATCGAGCACAACCCGTCCGGCGCTCAGCTGACCTTCTCCTCACCGGCGAACGACCCGTCGTACGTGTCGTTTCCGCTGCGCGAGCAGTGA
- a CDS encoding helix-turn-helix transcriptional regulator — protein sequence MVRTPLTPEEHERGERLGRLLREARGGRSMAEVAASAGISPETLRKIETGRAPTPAFFTVAALARVLGLSMDELAGLCELAGV from the coding sequence ATGGTGCGCACCCCTCTCACTCCCGAAGAACACGAACGCGGCGAGCGGCTCGGCCGGTTGCTGCGCGAGGCCCGCGGTGGCCGCAGCATGGCGGAGGTCGCGGCGAGTGCCGGGATCTCTCCGGAGACCCTCCGGAAGATCGAGACCGGACGGGCCCCGACCCCGGCTTTCTTCACGGTGGCCGCGCTGGCTCGGGTGCTCGGGCTGTCCATGGACGAGCTGGCCGGACTGTGCGAGTTGGCGGGCGTGTGA
- a CDS encoding DUF6278 family protein encodes MKIPFLGGWSEKPGTRDPEGIAELLSECELLRSHASRSGVQLDDTAASLEALDQLVPGWRDDEEILLWLGNDAGLYLGTVIVRTVPGAAWDLRSDGQPVIRLQSGREFDVVASGHEWAASGVPELSQLYAEVAEE; translated from the coding sequence ATGAAGATCCCTTTTCTGGGCGGCTGGAGTGAGAAACCGGGGACCCGCGACCCCGAGGGCATCGCCGAACTCCTCTCCGAGTGCGAGCTTCTGCGCTCCCACGCCTCCCGTTCGGGTGTCCAACTGGACGACACGGCAGCTTCCTTGGAGGCGCTCGACCAGCTGGTGCCGGGTTGGCGGGACGACGAGGAGATCCTGCTCTGGCTCGGCAACGACGCCGGGCTCTATCTGGGCACGGTCATCGTGCGGACCGTCCCCGGGGCGGCCTGGGATCTGCGCTCGGACGGCCAGCCCGTGATCCGGCTGCAATCGGGGCGTGAGTTCGACGTCGTGGCCTCCGGTCACGAGTGGGCCGCGAGCGGGGTGCCCGAGTTGTCCCAGCTCTACGCGGAGGTCGCCGAGGAGTGA
- the ggt gene encoding gamma-glutamyltransferase has product MRRPVARKLSVLAVSAAVVSVGAAAPPQATSTPEKVPVAVGYGGAVSSVDADASAAGIEVLRKGGNAVDAAVATAAALGVTEPYSSGIGGGGYFVYYDAKSRTVHTIDGRETAPLTAGSDLFLENGKPLAFADAVSSGLSVGTPGTPATWATALGQWGSRSLGTVLKPAERIARDGFTVDNTFRSQTASNETRFRYFPDTAKLFLPGGQLPVVGSTFKNPDLARTYQELARKGVGAIYHGDLGDDIVDTVNNPPVDPGSGWNARPGDLSEKDLAAYRAKLQKPTKTSYRGLGVYSIAPSSSGGTTVGEALNILENTDLSKASEVQYLHHYIEASRIAFADRGRWVGDPAFEDVPTKGLLSQKFADSRACLIKDDAVLTSPVAPGDPRHPAACTDRGTAAPTTYEGENTTHLTVADKWGNVVSYTLTIEQTGGSAITVPGRGFILNNELTDFSFAPANPAVHDPNLPGPGKRPRSSISPTIVLDRHNKPVVALGSPGGASIITTVLQVLTEFVDRGLPLVDAIAAPRASQRNAAQTELEPALYSSGERSQLEAIGHSFKLNPEIGAATGVQRLPGGKWLAAAETVRRGGGSAQVVHPAP; this is encoded by the coding sequence ATGCGTCGCCCTGTCGCACGGAAACTGTCGGTCCTGGCGGTCTCGGCCGCCGTGGTGTCGGTGGGGGCGGCAGCACCGCCGCAGGCCACCTCGACACCCGAGAAAGTACCCGTCGCCGTCGGCTACGGCGGCGCTGTCTCCAGCGTCGACGCGGACGCCTCCGCCGCCGGCATCGAGGTGCTGAGGAAGGGCGGCAACGCGGTCGACGCGGCCGTCGCCACCGCCGCCGCGCTCGGCGTCACCGAGCCGTACTCCTCCGGCATCGGCGGGGGCGGCTACTTCGTCTACTACGACGCCAAGTCCCGTACGGTCCACACGATCGACGGCCGCGAGACGGCACCGCTGACCGCCGGCTCCGACCTGTTCCTCGAGAACGGCAAGCCGCTCGCCTTCGCCGACGCCGTCAGCAGCGGGCTGAGCGTCGGAACCCCGGGCACGCCCGCCACCTGGGCCACGGCGCTGGGCCAGTGGGGCAGCAGATCGCTCGGCACCGTCCTGAAGCCGGCCGAGCGGATCGCCCGGGACGGGTTCACGGTCGACAACACGTTCCGCTCGCAGACCGCGTCCAACGAGACGCGGTTCCGGTACTTCCCGGACACCGCCAAGCTGTTCCTGCCCGGCGGGCAGCTGCCGGTCGTCGGCTCCACCTTCAAGAACCCCGATCTCGCCCGCACCTACCAGGAGTTGGCCCGCAAGGGGGTCGGCGCGATCTACCACGGCGACCTCGGCGACGACATCGTCGACACCGTGAACAACCCGCCGGTGGACCCGGGTTCGGGCTGGAACGCACGGCCGGGCGACCTGTCCGAGAAGGACCTCGCCGCCTACCGGGCCAAGCTCCAGAAGCCCACCAAGACCTCCTACCGCGGGCTCGGTGTCTACTCCATCGCGCCCTCCTCGTCCGGCGGCACGACGGTCGGTGAGGCCCTCAACATCCTGGAGAACACCGACCTTTCGAAGGCCAGTGAGGTCCAGTACCTGCACCACTACATCGAGGCCAGCCGGATCGCGTTCGCGGACCGGGGGCGCTGGGTCGGCGACCCCGCCTTCGAGGACGTACCGACGAAGGGGCTGCTGTCGCAGAAGTTCGCCGACTCGCGGGCCTGCCTGATCAAGGACGACGCGGTGCTCACGAGCCCGGTGGCGCCGGGAGACCCGCGGCATCCCGCGGCTTGCACGGACCGGGGTACCGCGGCTCCGACGACGTACGAGGGCGAGAACACCACGCATCTGACGGTGGCCGACAAGTGGGGGAACGTCGTCTCCTACACCCTGACCATCGAGCAGACCGGCGGCAGTGCGATCACCGTCCCCGGGCGGGGATTCATTCTCAACAACGAGCTGACGGACTTCTCCTTCGCTCCCGCCAACCCGGCCGTTCACGACCCGAACCTGCCGGGGCCCGGCAAACGGCCGCGGTCCTCGATCTCGCCGACGATCGTGCTCGACCGGCACAACAAGCCCGTGGTGGCGCTGGGTTCGCCCGGTGGGGCGTCCATCATCACGACCGTGCTCCAGGTGCTGACCGAGTTCGTCGACCGCGGGCTGCCGCTCGTGGACGCGATCGCGGCGCCTCGGGCGAGTCAGCGGAACGCCGCGCAGACCGAGTTGGAGCCGGCGTTGTACAGCAGTGGGGAACGGTCCCAGCTGGAGGCCATCGGGCACTCGTTCAAGCTGAACCCGGAGATCGGGGCGGCGACCGGTGTGCAGCGGCTGCCGGGTGGGAAGTGGCTCGCGGCGGCCGAGACGGTGCGGCGGGGTGGAGGGTCCGCGCAAGTGGTGCACCCCGCGCCGTAG
- a CDS encoding ATP-dependent Clp protease ATP-binding subunit, which translates to MTSGFSGPEGYDAFGEFLARFFGGPRPGPRQINIGQLLSQPARELVRGAAQYAAEHGSRDLDTQHLLRAALSAEPTRTLLSRAGTDPDSLASEIDERSGPVQHQPEEAPPPTSLSLTPAAKRALLDAHELARARGAGYIGPEHVLSALAANPDSAAGHILSSARFAPTGLPSEAAPDGGQPAGEAPRHTGTPTLDKYGRDLTDLARQGRIDPVIGRDEEIEQTIEVLSRRGKNNPVLIGDAGVGKTAIVEGLAQRIVDGDVPDVLIGRRVFALDLTGVVAGTRYRGDFEERLTNIVGEIRDNSDRLIVFIDELHTVVGAGGGGEGGSLDAGNILKPALARGELHIVGATTLEEFRRIEKDAALARRFQPILVPEPTPADAIEILRGLRDRYEAHHQVRYTDEALVAAVELSDRYLSDRRLPDKAIDLIDQAGARVRLRARTKGTDVRALEREIEQLTLDKDQAVAAEQYEQATQLRDRIGELKQRIGEATGGDEADEGQHLEVTGEAIAQVVSRLTGIPVSSLTEEEKDRLLGLERHLHERVVGQDEAVRVVSDAVLRSRAGLASPDRPIGSFLFLGPTGVGKTELARALAESLFGSEERMVRLDMSEYQERHTVSRLVGAPPGYVGHEEAGQLTEVVRRHPYSLLLLDEVEKAHPDVFNILLQVLDDGRLTDSQGRTVDFTNTVIVMTSNLGSEAITRRGAGIGFGSQSGEEARREQILRPLRDHFRPEFLNRIDEVVVFRQLTGEQLRQITELLLQSTRRLLRAQGVTVTFTDSAVDWLAERGYQPEYGARPLRRTIQREVDNQLSRLLLDGTITEGDTVTVDTEAGGLTFTRTPQGRGAV; encoded by the coding sequence ATGACCAGCGGATTCAGCGGACCGGAAGGCTATGACGCCTTCGGAGAGTTCCTCGCCCGTTTCTTCGGCGGGCCGCGTCCCGGCCCCCGCCAGATCAACATCGGCCAGCTGCTGAGCCAGCCGGCCAGGGAGCTGGTGCGGGGCGCCGCGCAGTACGCGGCCGAGCACGGGAGCCGGGATCTGGACACCCAGCACCTGCTGCGGGCCGCGCTCAGCGCCGAGCCGACCCGGACGCTGCTGAGCCGGGCCGGGACCGATCCCGACTCGCTCGCCTCGGAGATCGACGAACGCTCCGGCCCCGTCCAGCACCAGCCGGAGGAGGCCCCTCCTCCCACGTCGCTGTCCCTCACCCCGGCCGCCAAGCGCGCCCTGCTCGACGCGCACGAGCTGGCCCGGGCCCGGGGAGCCGGATACATCGGCCCGGAGCACGTGCTCAGCGCCCTGGCCGCGAACCCCGACTCGGCCGCCGGGCACATCCTCAGCTCGGCCCGGTTCGCCCCCACCGGTCTGCCTTCCGAGGCGGCCCCGGACGGCGGGCAGCCCGCCGGTGAGGCACCACGCCACACAGGTACGCCCACGCTCGACAAGTACGGCCGCGATCTCACCGACCTGGCCCGTCAGGGCCGTATCGACCCGGTGATCGGCCGGGACGAGGAGATCGAGCAGACCATCGAGGTGCTGTCCCGGCGCGGCAAGAACAACCCGGTGCTCATCGGAGACGCGGGCGTCGGCAAGACCGCCATCGTGGAGGGCCTGGCCCAGCGGATCGTCGACGGGGACGTGCCCGACGTGCTGATCGGGCGTCGGGTCTTCGCCCTCGACCTGACCGGGGTGGTCGCGGGCACCCGCTACCGGGGCGACTTCGAGGAGCGCCTGACGAACATCGTGGGCGAGATCCGTGACAACTCCGACCGGCTGATCGTCTTCATCGACGAGCTGCACACGGTCGTCGGCGCGGGCGGGGGCGGCGAGGGCGGCTCCCTGGACGCCGGCAACATCCTCAAGCCCGCCCTGGCCCGCGGCGAGCTGCACATCGTCGGCGCGACCACCCTGGAGGAGTTCCGCAGGATCGAGAAGGACGCGGCCCTGGCCCGCCGCTTCCAGCCCATCCTGGTCCCGGAGCCCACCCCGGCGGACGCGATCGAGATCCTGCGCGGGCTACGCGACCGCTACGAGGCCCACCACCAGGTGCGTTACACCGACGAGGCGCTGGTGGCCGCCGTGGAGCTGTCCGACCGCTATCTCAGCGACCGCCGCCTGCCGGACAAGGCGATCGACCTCATCGACCAGGCAGGAGCGCGGGTACGACTGCGGGCGCGCACCAAGGGCACGGACGTACGGGCCCTGGAGCGTGAAATCGAGCAGCTGACCCTGGACAAGGACCAGGCGGTCGCCGCCGAGCAGTACGAACAGGCGACCCAACTGCGGGACCGTATCGGCGAGTTGAAGCAGCGGATCGGCGAGGCCACCGGGGGCGACGAGGCCGACGAGGGCCAGCACCTGGAGGTCACCGGGGAGGCCATCGCCCAGGTGGTGTCCCGGCTGACCGGCATCCCGGTCAGCAGTCTCACCGAGGAGGAGAAGGACCGGCTGCTCGGCCTGGAACGCCACCTGCACGAGCGGGTGGTCGGCCAGGACGAGGCCGTACGGGTCGTCTCGGACGCCGTCCTGCGCTCCCGTGCCGGCCTCGCGAGCCCGGACCGGCCGATCGGCAGCTTCCTCTTCCTCGGCCCGACCGGCGTCGGCAAGACCGAACTGGCCCGCGCCCTCGCCGAGTCCCTGTTCGGCAGCGAGGAGCGCATGGTCCGCCTGGACATGAGCGAGTACCAGGAGCGGCACACCGTCAGCCGCCTGGTCGGCGCCCCGCCCGGATACGTCGGCCACGAGGAGGCGGGCCAGCTGACCGAGGTGGTCCGCAGGCACCCGTACTCGCTGCTCCTCCTGGACGAGGTGGAGAAGGCTCACCCGGACGTCTTCAACATCCTCCTCCAGGTCCTCGACGACGGACGGCTCACCGACTCCCAGGGCCGCACGGTCGACTTCACCAACACGGTGATCGTCATGACCAGCAACCTGGGCTCGGAGGCGATCACCCGGCGGGGCGCCGGAATCGGCTTCGGTTCGCAGTCCGGTGAGGAAGCCCGGCGCGAACAGATCCTGCGCCCCCTGCGGGACCACTTCCGCCCGGAGTTCCTCAACCGCATCGACGAGGTGGTGGTCTTCCGTCAGCTGACCGGCGAGCAACTGCGCCAGATCACCGAGCTGCTGCTGCAGAGCACCCGCCGCCTGCTCCGGGCACAGGGCGTCACGGTCACCTTCACGGACAGCGCGGTGGACTGGCTCGCAGAACGCGGCTACCAGCCGGAGTACGGCGCCCGTCCGCTGCGCCGCACGATCCAGCGGGAGGTCGACAACCAGCTGTCCCGCCTCCTGCTGGACGGCACGATCACCGAGGGCGACACGGTGACGGTGGACACGGAGGCAGGCGGTCTGACGTTCACGCGGACTCCTCAGGGGCGCGGGGCTGTATAG
- a CDS encoding nitrilase-related carbon-nitrogen hydrolase: MANVVRAALVQATWTGDTESMVAKHEEHAREAARQGAKIIGFQEVFNAPYFCQVQEPEHYRWAEPVPDGPTTSRMQDLARETGMVIVVPVFEVEQSGFYYNTAVVIDADGSVLGKYRKHHIPQVKGFWEKYYFKPGNLGWPVFDTAVGKVGVYICYDRHFPEGWRQLGLNGAQIVYNPSATHRGLSSHLWRLEQPAAAVANEYFVAAINRVGVEEYGDNDFYGTSYFVDPRGQFVGETASDKEEELVVRDLDFDLVDEVRQQWAFYRDRRPDAYEGLVQP, encoded by the coding sequence ATGGCCAACGTCGTACGTGCCGCTCTGGTCCAGGCCACCTGGACCGGCGACACCGAGTCCATGGTGGCGAAACACGAGGAGCACGCCCGCGAGGCGGCCCGACAGGGCGCGAAGATCATCGGGTTCCAGGAAGTGTTCAACGCCCCCTACTTCTGCCAGGTCCAGGAACCCGAGCACTACCGCTGGGCCGAGCCGGTGCCCGACGGCCCCACCACGAGTCGTATGCAGGACCTCGCCCGCGAGACCGGCATGGTGATCGTCGTGCCGGTGTTCGAGGTCGAGCAGTCCGGCTTCTACTACAACACCGCGGTCGTGATCGACGCCGACGGCAGCGTCCTCGGCAAGTACCGCAAGCACCACATCCCGCAGGTCAAGGGCTTCTGGGAGAAGTACTACTTCAAGCCCGGCAACCTCGGCTGGCCGGTCTTCGACACGGCCGTCGGCAAGGTCGGCGTGTACATCTGCTACGACCGGCACTTCCCGGAGGGCTGGCGCCAACTGGGCCTGAACGGCGCCCAGATCGTCTACAACCCGTCCGCCACGCATCGGGGACTCTCCTCCCACCTGTGGCGCCTGGAGCAGCCCGCGGCCGCCGTGGCCAACGAGTATTTCGTCGCGGCCATCAACCGGGTCGGTGTCGAGGAGTACGGCGACAACGACTTCTACGGGACGTCGTACTTCGTCGACCCGCGCGGTCAGTTCGTGGGGGAGACGGCGAGCGACAAGGAGGAGGAACTGGTCGTCCGCGACCTGGACTTCGACCTCGTCGACGAAGTGCGCCAGCAGTGGGCGTTCTACCGTGACCGCCGCCCCGACGCCTACGAAGGGCTGGTGCAGCCGTGA